Proteins encoded in a region of the Candidatus Bathyarchaeota archaeon genome:
- a CDS encoding 2Fe-2S iron-sulfur cluster-binding protein: MSRKTVKLRIDGTEVEVAEGTTILNAAGAGGIIIPTLCNLEGLTPYGGCRLCLVEVSGNPKLFPACTTPAADGMEVRTQTTRLQEHRKMVIETLLAERTHICSVCVADGHCELQDMANKLGVDHVLYERHWSCEEIDSTHDFLVIDRNRCILCTRCIRVCNEIEGVHTLDLKLRGQTSQVIMDLDEKWGNSCSCTSCRKCAKVCPVGAIYVEGEQIEHTKNRGIALFIMDRRARLK, from the coding sequence ATGAGTAGAAAAACCGTTAAATTAAGAATTGATGGCACCGAAGTGGAAGTAGCTGAAGGCACCACCATTCTTAACGCGGCGGGCGCAGGCGGCATCATTATTCCCACGCTCTGCAACCTGGAGGGTTTAACGCCTTATGGCGGCTGCAGACTATGTCTAGTTGAAGTCAGCGGCAACCCTAAGCTTTTCCCAGCCTGCACCACCCCCGCAGCCGACGGCATGGAAGTTAGAACGCAGACCACTCGCCTCCAGGAGCACCGCAAAATGGTAATCGAGACACTGCTGGCGGAGCGCACGCATATCTGCTCGGTGTGTGTGGCGGATGGGCACTGTGAACTGCAGGATATGGCAAACAAGCTGGGTGTGGACCATGTGCTCTATGAGCGGCACTGGAGCTGCGAAGAAATCGATTCCACCCATGACTTCTTGGTTATCGACCGCAACCGCTGCATCCTGTGCACCCGATGCATCCGTGTCTGCAACGAAATCGAGGGCGTTCACACCTTGGACTTGAAACTCCGCGGGCAAACCTCCCAGGTTATCATGGATTTAGATGAGAAATGGGGCAACAGTTGCAGCTGTACGTCATGCCGTAAATGCGCTAAGGTCTGCCCCGTCGGCGCCATCTACGTGGAGGGCGAGCAAATTGAGCATACCAAAAACCGAGGCATCGCCCTGTTCATCATGGATCGGAGGGCTAGACTCAAATGA
- a CDS encoding oxidoreductase has product MSVDSRVRVATVWLSGCSGCHMSFLDQDERLVELAKQITLVYSPLADIKEFPQNVAVTLIEGAVANEEQKAMLQRVRKRTAVLVSLGDCAVTGNVTALRNGWVHSDQAILTRAYLDPANHNPQIPTQVPRLLVHARPLHEVVKVDHYIPGCPPSADLINYVLTELLAGRTPNMEGRSKYG; this is encoded by the coding sequence ATGAGCGTGGATAGCAGGGTGCGGGTGGCTACGGTTTGGCTTAGCGGCTGCTCAGGCTGCCACATGTCTTTTCTGGATCAGGACGAGCGACTTGTTGAGTTGGCAAAGCAGATAACTCTTGTTTACAGCCCGCTGGCAGACATCAAGGAGTTCCCCCAAAACGTCGCGGTTACCCTCATCGAAGGCGCCGTAGCCAACGAGGAACAGAAAGCCATGCTGCAGAGGGTCCGGAAGCGCACGGCGGTTTTGGTTTCTTTGGGCGACTGCGCCGTCACAGGCAACGTGACTGCCCTGCGTAACGGCTGGGTGCACAGTGACCAAGCAATCCTTACCCGCGCCTACCTTGACCCCGCCAACCACAACCCCCAAATACCCACGCAGGTGCCAAGGCTTCTCGTCCACGCCCGCCCGCTTCACGAAGTCGTAAAAGTGGACCACTACATCCCCGGTTGCCCCCCCAGCGCCGACCTCATCAACTACGTGCTCACTGAGCTTTTAGCGGGCAGAACACCCAACATGGAGGGACGCTCAAAGTATGGTTGA
- a CDS encoding Ni/Fe hydrogenase subunit alpha has protein sequence MVEKKILISPVTRIEGHAQVEILLNQDDTVQEARFKVVDFRGFEKFTEGRPFYELPSITSRACGICPVSHLLASAKACDQIVGVTPPRPALLLRRLIHMGQIIQSHALNFFHLSSPDLLLGFDSDPAARNIFGLIEQKPELALRGIKLRKFGQDLIEQVAGKKIHSSEWIQPGGAKWPLTQQRADVLRSELPWALEATQQTLAMYKQMLGDLQEEVASFGCFPSYYMGLVTPDGGLEHYDGALRIVAPDGAVAATCVDPKKYGDFIAEAVEPWSYMKFPYFKALGYPDGSYRVGPLARLNVATHCGTPLADEELKEFKRLGRNGVVESTFHYHYARLIEVLFCIETARQLLSDPDIQSEHVASKALVNNAEGVGVAEAPRGTLIHHYRVDEQGMVTYNNMVIATEHNNLAYNRAVTQVAKKYVKPPQLEEGMLNRVEAVIRAFDPCLSCATHAVGSMPLEVVLLDCRGRVVDQIVR, from the coding sequence ATGGTTGAGAAAAAAATCTTGATATCCCCGGTTACCCGCATTGAGGGACACGCCCAAGTTGAGATACTGCTAAACCAAGATGACACCGTGCAGGAAGCCCGCTTCAAAGTCGTGGATTTCCGCGGATTCGAGAAGTTCACGGAGGGCCGCCCCTTCTATGAGTTGCCCTCAATTACCAGCCGCGCCTGCGGCATCTGCCCCGTGAGCCACCTGCTTGCCAGCGCCAAAGCCTGCGACCAAATCGTCGGCGTCACCCCGCCCCGCCCAGCCCTGCTGCTGCGGCGCCTTATCCATATGGGGCAAATTATCCAGTCGCATGCACTCAACTTTTTCCATCTGTCCTCCCCTGACCTGCTTTTGGGCTTCGACTCTGACCCCGCCGCCCGCAACATCTTCGGTTTAATCGAGCAGAAACCTGAGCTTGCCCTGCGGGGAATCAAGCTGCGGAAATTCGGGCAGGACCTCATCGAGCAGGTAGCGGGCAAAAAAATTCATTCCAGCGAGTGGATTCAGCCGGGAGGCGCAAAGTGGCCTCTGACTCAGCAACGGGCTGATGTTCTGCGGTCCGAGTTGCCCTGGGCGCTGGAGGCGACTCAGCAGACGCTTGCGATGTATAAGCAGATGCTGGGGGACCTGCAGGAGGAAGTGGCGAGTTTCGGATGCTTTCCCAGCTACTACATGGGCTTAGTCACCCCCGACGGCGGCCTAGAACACTACGACGGCGCACTACGCATAGTCGCCCCCGATGGAGCCGTAGCCGCTACATGTGTGGATCCCAAAAAATACGGTGACTTCATCGCCGAAGCCGTGGAGCCCTGGTCCTACATGAAGTTCCCCTACTTTAAAGCCCTCGGCTACCCCGACGGCAGCTACCGCGTCGGACCCCTCGCGCGCCTCAATGTGGCCACGCACTGCGGCACGCCGCTGGCGGATGAGGAGCTTAAGGAGTTTAAGCGTCTGGGCAGAAACGGCGTCGTCGAAAGCACCTTCCACTACCACTATGCACGGCTCATTGAGGTGCTGTTCTGCATCGAAACCGCGCGGCAGCTGCTCTCTGACCCCGACATCCAATCTGAGCATGTTGCCTCTAAGGCGCTGGTTAACAACGCGGAGGGCGTCGGCGTCGCGGAGGCGCCACGGGGCACCCTAATCCATCATTACCGCGTCGACGAGCAGGGCATGGTAACCTACAACAACATGGTTATCGCCACCGAACACAACAACCTCGCCTACAACCGAGCCGTCACGCAGGTCGCCAAAAAATACGTCAAGCCCCCGCAACTCGAAGAAGGCATGCTTAACAGGGTGGAAGCAGTTATCCGCGCCTTTGACCCCTGCCTAAGCTGCGCAACACATGCCGTGGGCTCGATGCCGCTGGAGGTTGTGCTGCTTGACTGCAGAGGACGCGTGGTAGATCAGATAGTCAGGTAA